A DNA window from Microcystis aeruginosa NIES-843 contains the following coding sequences:
- a CDS encoding DUF29 domain-containing protein, giving the protein MNLLKQSDIQENPTTLYEQDLQLWIEQTIHQLQNRQFEQLDIENLIEELKDLGKSEKRALESNLMVLLIHLLKLKIQHDAPETMKASWYNSVDEHRQRVQDDLLKTPSLKSYLLISITQAYSSARKVAIKQGKRAQFGIRIPQESEYPLACPFTPEQILNEDFYG; this is encoded by the coding sequence ATGAACTTATTAAAACAATCGGACATTCAAGAAAATCCCACAACACTTTACGAACAAGATCTTCAGTTGTGGATTGAGCAAACTATTCATCAATTACAGAATCGACAGTTTGAACAACTGGATATAGAAAACTTAATTGAGGAGTTAAAAGATTTGGGTAAGTCAGAGAAACGCGCCTTAGAGAGCAACTTAATGGTCTTGTTGATTCACTTACTCAAATTAAAGATACAGCATGATGCTCCTGAGACAATGAAAGCAAGTTGGTATAATTCAGTAGATGAGCATCGCCAGCGCGTTCAAGATGATTTACTTAAGACTCCCTCTCTTAAATCTTATCTCTTAATCTCCATCACACAAGCCTATTCCAGCGCTCGTAAAGTCGCCATCAAACAGGGTAAACGCGCTCAATTTGGTATTCGTATTCCCCAAGAAAGTGAGTATCCCCTCGCTTGTCCTTTCACACCTGAACAGATTCTAAATGAGGACTTTTACGGATAA